Within Serratia odorifera, the genomic segment TCGACGAATTCTGGCGTGCCGCTCTACAGGCAGGCGGTATAGACAATGGCGCGCCGGGAATTCGCGATCATTATCATTCACACTATTATGCGGCTTTCATCCTTGATCCTGACGGTAATAACATCGAAGTCGTCTGTCAGGAAGGATGAGTAAGAGTGCCGGCCGTCACTTTGCGAAATTGAACTACGTCTGAGTTACTGCGTGTTGGGTTTTCCTGGCTGCTACCCACGGAGTGAAATATCTTGAGGTGAGTTATTGCCTCGTTGCGACAGCAAAATTCACTGTCGCATTAAACGTGGTGATTCAGAGAGCTTTCTGCATCATCAGCGTCGTTCCGGAGACTTGCAGCGTCTTTTAAAGGAGAGCGGCCAAAGAAACGGGCGTACTCACGATTAAACTGGGGCACGCTGCGATAACCCACCTCCATGGCAACAGACGTGACGCTCTGCTGACGCGCCAGTAATTTGGTTCTGGCATGAAGAAGACGGACGCGCTTCTGATACTGGACCGGACTCATGTTTGTCACAGACTTAAAATGACGATGAAAGGCCGATACGCTCATGGCCTCCTGCCCGGCCAGTGATTCAACCACAAATTCATCAGCAAAATTATGTCTTATCCAGCGAATCGCATTACCTATCCGCGCCAGCATGGTTCCCGGTGAAGCAATATCCCTCAGCATCCAGCCATGTGGGCCTTTCAGAACATGATAAAGGATTTCACGTTCATACACCGGTGCGAGAGCAGGGATATCTTCAGGACTTTTCATCAGGCGAAGCATTCTTACCCAGGCATCCAGCAGTTCGGGCGTGACGGCAGCAACGGAAAAAGCACCCGACTGTGAATCAGCCTTCACGGGAGGTAAATCAGCCAGCAGTGTCGCAATCCGTTCCGGCGTCAGGGTCAGGCTGACCGCGAGATACGGCTCACCGGTTGCCTCGGGATGGACTTCGCCTACGGCTGGCAAATCTACTGACATAACAAAGTAAGAAGCAGGATTGTAGTTGAATACCCGGTCTCCCACCGTCATGGATTTACTGCCTCGCAATATGAGATTAACCATCGGCTCATAGACCGCAGCCAGTGCATGTGCGGGAACGTTACCCTGCACCATGGCCACACGGGGGATACCGGTTTCGGTTCGCCAGTTTCGGGCATGAGCGGCCAGAAGACGCAGCTCGTCAAGCAGGGGTTCCAGTATCAAAGTCAGCCTCCTCAGTATGATGATTAAAGCGAGCATAAAGCAGAAAAAGGCAAGAATCGAGCAGGAACGCAGAGGTTGACCTGTCCGGGAAGTTTTATCCTTTTTCTATCGCAGACAGAAAGGATGAAATCATGAAAATTGTACTGGTTACCGGCGGCAGTGGCGGGATCGGCGCCAGCGTGGCGCAACAGTGCGCGGCTAAAGGGATGGGGGTGATTGTGACTTATAACAGCCATCCTGAATCTGCCCTGAGGGTTGTGAAGGAGATTGAGGCTTCAGGCGGCCGTGCCGTTGCGCTGCATCTGGATGTGGCTCGCACCGAAACTTTCGGCACTTTCCGCGACGCCTTACTGGACATAGTCAGTGTCACCTGGGAACGTGAGCATATTGACGTGCTGGCCAACAACGCCGGGTTTGGGCTCTTCAACCCGATTGAAACGGTGACGGAGAGTGAGTTCGACAGTCTTTTTGCCGTACACCTGAAGGGCCCTTTTTTCCTGACCCAAAAGCTGCTGCCTCTGATTTGCGATGGAGGGCACATCATCAACGTTACCAGCGCCACCACGCGCGTGGCTACGGCAGGTGTTGCGCCCTACGCTGCCTTTAAAGGCGGCCTTGAAGTACTGACCCGCTATATGGCCAAAGAGTTCGGGCCGCGGCGCATCCGGGCAAACGCAGTCTCTCCGGGTGCAATCCGTACGCCGCTTGGCGGAGGACTGAATGATGAATTTGAGACTCTGCTCGCCTCACAGACCGCGCTGGAACGCGTGGGAGAGCCGGATGATGTCGGCCGGGTTATCGCAGGCCTGGTCTCTGATGACAGCGTCTGGATTAACGCACAATCCATCGAGGTTGCCGGCGGCTACCAAATCTGAATCCTTCCGGAGGTTTTATGCTCGATCATCTGTTTTTAACGGTCAGCGATACAGACCGTTCTGTCCGTTTCTATACGGAAGTGCTTGCCCCTCTCGGCATCACGGTTCGTCATGATTATGACGGAAAAGAGGGGCCGCCCGGCCACCCGGATTTGAAAGGGTTCGGTGCTCAGGGCCGGATCTTTTTCTGGCTACGCGAAGGAACTGTTGCGCCAGCTGCTGTACATGTCGGGTTTGTCGCGCGAAATCAGACAATGGTGAATGAAGCCTATGCTTCAGCCATGCGTGCCGGCGCGTCTGACAATGGCGCACCCGGTGCCCGGCTTCACTACGATCCCCGCTACTACGCCGCCGGCGTTTTCGACCCCGATGGCTACAGCCTGGAATTTGTTTATAAAGAATGGCAGCACCCTCAACCATGAAAACATTACTGATTTATGGCGCCACCGGTTACACGGGACGCATGACCGCCGCGCAGGCTAAAAGTGCCGGCCTGAATATTATTATTGCCGGCAGAAACAGGCAGCGACTGGCCGCACTTGCCGGTGAACTTGACGTCAGTATGCGGGTATTCGGCCTGGAGGACGCTGCTGAAACCGCGCTGCAGCTGGCAGGCGTCGACATTGTGCTGAACTGCGCCGGGCCGTTTACTGCTACGGCAGAACCGCTGATGAAAGCCTGTATAGACCAGAGTATTCATTACCTTGATATCACAGCGGAAATTAACATTTACAGGCTGGCTGAGTCACTGGGAGAAAGAGCGGCGCGGGCCGGGAGTATGCTACTGCCGGGCGTGGGCTGGGACGTGGTACCTACCGACTGCCTGGCCGTTCGCCTTGCACGACATGTACCGGAACCACGACGGTTGCGTATAGCATTACAGGTGGCCGGAACGATGTCCCGGGGGTCTGCCGTCAGCGCAGGCGAAATAATCGCAGCCGGCCTGCTGGAACGTGTTAACGGTATTCTGATGACGAAAGAGGATGCGCAGCCCGGCTGGTTTGATTTTGGTGAAGGCCCTGTGGCCTGTGCGCCGCTTTCCTTTGGCGATCTGGTGACGGCATGGCATTCAACCGGTATTCCGAATATTGAGATGTTTGTGCATGTAACAGGGGATGCCTTTCCGCAGGGTGATTTGTCCCTGCTTCCTGAAGGACCCGGGCAGGATGAACGCGATGCAAATCGCGCACGCGCTGTTGCTGAGGTCACCGGGGCTGACGGGAGGGTCCACCGGGCTGTGATCGGGACGGTTAACGGATATTCCTATACGCCGCTTGCGGCCACAGAGGCTGCGAGGCGTGTCCTGAACGGTGACAGTTTTCCCGGTTTTCAGACACCGGCGATCGTTTTTGGTAGTGAGTTTGCGCTGAGTATTCCGGGTACGTGGCTCCAACTGTCCTGACTTTATTAATAAGCTGCACCGGTCAGCATTGAGCTGGCCGGTGCCCCGCATTGCCGTTCTGGCACTGATGGCTGACGGGTATAAAAAAGTGAAGTCTACTACGCTCTCTCAGTCTGCGAACTGTCGATAGGCGTGCCCACATGAAACTGAAGTGCACCCATCAAACGGGGAACCACGTTGCGCGATGTAAACCGCCACTGGCCGTCGTGTTTTTCAAAACTGTCGTAATACCGTCCTGTGCATACGGGCTGCAAAGGAAACCCCTCCAGTTCCTGATGCACGGTGAAATAGCTGACGCAGGTAGCTGAATTACCGGAAGGTGAAACATCTATCAGCACATTAGAAACGTTATGCCACGTCCGGGGAGTTCCGTCCTTATGACGCTGAACGCCACGGTTAAGAAACTGCTCAACCTCTTCACTACCATGAGCCATATCACTAAGAACAATAAATTCAGCATGTTTAAACAATTCGGCATTCTCAGCAAATTTCCCGTCATCCAGGTTGTGGGCATAGGTAGCGAGTAACCGCTGAATTTCTAACTCATCGAAATAATGCTGTTCATTTTCTGCACGAACGGAATTAATCATAATTTGAACTCCTAAGGTCAGGGTTGAAATGGATCCGCCACGCACCAACTAGGCGAACCACATTAAATATTGCCGTTGAAAATCAGCGCAACAGGTCCACTGCCGACAGGAAGCATCTGTGCCGGACCAAATCGTGGCAGCAGGGCCGGTTCCCGCAGAAGGGAGGACTGCTATGTTGCCCAAAAATATTCCTTCTCCAGTAACAACAGTCAGATCTGAGATGCGCCGCCATCGGCAAAAATTTCCGCGCCGTTGATATAACTGGCATCATCACTGGCGAGGAAGATAACAGCTTTTGCTATTTCTTCTGTCTGGCCGATGCGGCCAATCGGGCTGCGGTCACGCAAAGACTGCAGGATGGCGTCAACGGGATCAGGAAGGAAATCGTGTAAGGATTGAGTATCCACCGGTCCGGGGCTGAGGATATTAATGCGAACGCCAGCACCTTTTATGTCCACAATCCAGCTGCGTACCATTGCACGTAAAGCAGCCTTGGTGCCTCCATAAACACTGAGGCCCTGACCGGGATTAATGGATGCCGTTGAGCCCGTGATAATAATGCTGCTTCCTGGTTTCATAAGTGGTAATGCTTTCTGAACGGTAAACGTGACACCCCTTACGTTCGTTGTGAACTGACGATCGAACTTCTCCGGGGTAATCTGCCCGAGGGGTTCAAATTCGCCCATGCCGGCATTTGCTATCAGAATGTCAATGCGACCAAACCGGGACAATATTTGCTTATAAAAATTATCCAGTTCGGAGAGGCTGGATACATTCACCTGAAACTGACTCGCATCCGGTCCAAGAGTACTGAGTGCAGATTCAAGTTTATTCTTGTCCCGCCCGGTAATGATCACAGTTGCACCGAGTGCTGCTAATTCCTGTGCGATCCCAAGCCCAATGCCAGATGATGCGCCGGTCACAACCGCGATTTTGTTCTGAAAAGAGTGAGTCACTGTGTATTCTCCTCATTGCCGTGAGTTAGGTGTATAGTGATCACTACACGTAAAAGTAAAACACTGCAAGTTAAAAAATTAACATAAATTAAAAAAATCTTTTATATCAATAATATGGATATATAACTTTATGCTGATAATTTTAGTGATTACTACAAAAATGGATTCAGGAAGCAAATTGAAATAAGAAAACAGGTTGCGATGAACTGCATTTGATCGCGAAGCATTAGTCGCAATTGCACAGGCACACTTTCATGAACATGGCTATGACGCTGTCAGAATTGCTGACCTGAAGCGGGCGCTGA encodes:
- a CDS encoding SDR family NAD(P)-dependent oxidoreductase, whose product is MTHSFQNKIAVVTGASSGIGLGIAQELAALGATVIITGRDKNKLESALSTLGPDASQFQVNVSSLSELDNFYKQILSRFGRIDILIANAGMGEFEPLGQITPEKFDRQFTTNVRGVTFTVQKALPLMKPGSSIIITGSTASINPGQGLSVYGGTKAALRAMVRSWIVDIKGAGVRINILSPGPVDTQSLHDFLPDPVDAILQSLRDRSPIGRIGQTEEIAKAVIFLASDDASYINGAEIFADGGASQI
- a CDS encoding nuclear transport factor 2 family protein, producing MINSVRAENEQHYFDELEIQRLLATYAHNLDDGKFAENAELFKHAEFIVLSDMAHGSEEVEQFLNRGVQRHKDGTPRTWHNVSNVLIDVSPSGNSATCVSYFTVHQELEGFPLQPVCTGRYYDSFEKHDGQWRFTSRNVVPRLMGALQFHVGTPIDSSQTERA
- a CDS encoding VOC family protein → MLDHLFLTVSDTDRSVRFYTEVLAPLGITVRHDYDGKEGPPGHPDLKGFGAQGRIFFWLREGTVAPAAVHVGFVARNQTMVNEAYASAMRAGASDNGAPGARLHYDPRYYAAGVFDPDGYSLEFVYKEWQHPQP
- a CDS encoding AraC family transcriptional regulator, whose product is MLALIIILRRLTLILEPLLDELRLLAAHARNWRTETGIPRVAMVQGNVPAHALAAVYEPMVNLILRGSKSMTVGDRVFNYNPASYFVMSVDLPAVGEVHPEATGEPYLAVSLTLTPERIATLLADLPPVKADSQSGAFSVAAVTPELLDAWVRMLRLMKSPEDIPALAPVYEREILYHVLKGPHGWMLRDIASPGTMLARIGNAIRWIRHNFADEFVVESLAGQEAMSVSAFHRHFKSVTNMSPVQYQKRVRLLHARTKLLARQQSVTSVAMEVGYRSVPQFNREYARFFGRSPLKDAASLRNDADDAESSLNHHV
- a CDS encoding saccharopine dehydrogenase family protein; this encodes MKTLLIYGATGYTGRMTAAQAKSAGLNIIIAGRNRQRLAALAGELDVSMRVFGLEDAAETALQLAGVDIVLNCAGPFTATAEPLMKACIDQSIHYLDITAEINIYRLAESLGERAARAGSMLLPGVGWDVVPTDCLAVRLARHVPEPRRLRIALQVAGTMSRGSAVSAGEIIAAGLLERVNGILMTKEDAQPGWFDFGEGPVACAPLSFGDLVTAWHSTGIPNIEMFVHVTGDAFPQGDLSLLPEGPGQDERDANRARAVAEVTGADGRVHRAVIGTVNGYSYTPLAATEAARRVLNGDSFPGFQTPAIVFGSEFALSIPGTWLQLS
- a CDS encoding SDR family NAD(P)-dependent oxidoreductase, whose translation is MKIVLVTGGSGGIGASVAQQCAAKGMGVIVTYNSHPESALRVVKEIEASGGRAVALHLDVARTETFGTFRDALLDIVSVTWEREHIDVLANNAGFGLFNPIETVTESEFDSLFAVHLKGPFFLTQKLLPLICDGGHIINVTSATTRVATAGVAPYAAFKGGLEVLTRYMAKEFGPRRIRANAVSPGAIRTPLGGGLNDEFETLLASQTALERVGEPDDVGRVIAGLVSDDSVWINAQSIEVAGGYQI